The Agromyces sp. LHK192 genome includes a window with the following:
- a CDS encoding EamA family transporter: protein MLTAVLSLSGALVFGAADFLGGLAAKRLGAILATAIAALTGCLALLAALPLIGGEWRTDDVALGAISGVVNAAAIGLLYAALAIGPMSILSPLTAVVSAIVPMVWGLAGGDELGPLGGWGLGVALLAVVLVGFVPERGAVRPSGRGLALSVGSGVAIGAFFVIMDQTSDASGAVPLVMNRAADAAVMFAIAGAIAAVAAVRTRRGAAPRRSAFGLPDERGRGIRIAIACGLVDVTANLLLLGGLRAGDLSVTAVLGAMYPAGTIVLAALVLRERIAPVQWVGLALALVAAGMLAL, encoded by the coding sequence ATGCTCACGGCCGTCCTCTCGCTCTCCGGCGCACTCGTCTTCGGCGCGGCCGACTTCCTCGGCGGACTGGCCGCGAAGCGCCTCGGCGCGATCCTCGCCACGGCGATCGCCGCATTGACCGGATGCCTCGCGCTGCTCGCGGCCCTGCCGCTCATCGGCGGCGAATGGCGCACCGACGACGTCGCGCTCGGCGCGATCTCGGGCGTCGTGAACGCGGCGGCGATCGGCCTGCTGTACGCGGCGCTCGCGATCGGGCCGATGAGCATCCTGTCGCCGCTCACCGCCGTGGTCTCGGCGATCGTGCCGATGGTGTGGGGGCTCGCGGGCGGCGACGAGCTCGGACCCCTGGGCGGCTGGGGTCTCGGCGTCGCCCTGCTGGCCGTCGTGCTCGTCGGATTCGTGCCCGAACGAGGCGCGGTGCGCCCGTCGGGCCGGGGACTTGCGCTGTCTGTCGGGTCGGGCGTCGCGATCGGCGCGTTCTTCGTGATCATGGACCAGACGTCGGATGCCTCCGGCGCCGTGCCGCTCGTCATGAATCGCGCCGCCGACGCGGCGGTCATGTTCGCGATCGCCGGTGCGATCGCCGCCGTCGCGGCCGTGCGGACCCGCCGCGGCGCGGCGCCTCGCCGGTCGGCGTTCGGCCTCCCGGACGAACGGGGCCGAGGCATCCGCATCGCGATCGCGTGCGGCCTCGTCGACGTCACCGCGAACCTCCTGCTGCTCGGCGGCCTGCGGGCAGGCGACCTGTCGGTCACCGCGGTGCTCGGCGCGATGTATCCGGCCGGCACGATCGTGCTCGCCGCGCTCGTGCTGCGCGAACGCATCGCGCCCGTGCAGTGGGTCGGCCTCGCGCTCGCCCTCGTCGCGGCGGGCATGCTCGCCCTCTGA
- a CDS encoding bifunctional UDP-sugar hydrolase/5'-nucleotidase has translation MQRRTRRGLAGAAVATSAFVAAGLIGAGPAYAADEVTINLVTVNDFHGRIKQDGAAAGAARLSTAVKDIRAANPNTVFAAAGDLIGASTFESFILDDEPTIEALNEAGLDVSAAGNHEFDQGWADLEGRVQDLADWEYIAANVFHAGTDDTALAESWTTELDGVTVGFVGAVTEELPSLVSPAGIADLEVRSIVDSVNAAADRLTTNGADVVVLLVHDGAATTSLASATDPNSAFGRIVNGVDTDVDAIVSGHTHLPYNHVIDGRPVISSGQYGEKFSNMTIVFDKETDSIVSMDNVVIDASTPIPNTNPVQYTYADEPDQAVTELLVPYLAEAEVLGAVQLGSADAALTRGVQAALDANGNPIPGSTAESRGAESTLGNFVADVQYWKASQDKQIDIAFMNPGGLRANIDAGVVTYKEAANVQPFANSLFTQTLTGAQVKQVLEEQWQPAGASRPFLKLGVNQGLEYTFDASLPVGSRITSVTLDGAPIDPAANYSVVANSFLAAGGDNFLTLGQGTGRADSGVIDLSSMVEWFEEFGTAAPDPVQRSVGVHLSAPDADGYGAGDPLTVNLSSLLFSNGSAGAEVVVTLGGVELGRSAIDTSLVQLYDEFGRASIQGTIPEGLYGPQELVVSVPSTGTEASLTVELAAEPVEPVATYALGLASPLLATSRTSVSYSGIVWTADGSAPVGTVEITDRGTVIATVELTAESNGRFSADLGKLKRGLHLLRTEFTGAEGFEGTTSLPFPVLVF, from the coding sequence ATGCAACGTCGCACCAGGAGAGGACTCGCGGGGGCGGCCGTCGCCACCTCCGCATTCGTCGCAGCGGGACTGATCGGCGCCGGCCCGGCCTACGCCGCCGACGAGGTCACAATCAACCTCGTGACCGTGAACGACTTCCACGGCCGCATCAAGCAGGACGGCGCCGCCGCCGGCGCCGCGCGGCTGTCGACCGCGGTGAAGGACATCCGCGCCGCGAACCCGAACACGGTGTTCGCCGCGGCGGGCGACCTCATCGGCGCATCGACCTTCGAGTCGTTCATCCTCGACGACGAGCCGACCATCGAGGCGCTCAACGAGGCGGGTCTCGACGTGAGTGCCGCCGGCAACCACGAGTTCGACCAGGGCTGGGCCGACCTCGAGGGCCGGGTGCAGGACCTCGCCGACTGGGAGTACATCGCCGCGAACGTGTTCCACGCGGGCACCGACGACACCGCGCTCGCCGAGTCGTGGACCACCGAACTCGACGGGGTCACCGTCGGCTTCGTCGGCGCGGTGACCGAGGAGCTGCCCTCGCTGGTGAGCCCCGCAGGCATCGCCGACCTCGAAGTGCGCAGCATCGTCGACTCGGTGAACGCCGCGGCCGACCGGCTCACGACGAACGGCGCCGACGTCGTGGTGCTGCTCGTGCACGACGGCGCGGCGACGACCTCGCTCGCGTCGGCCACCGACCCGAACTCGGCCTTCGGGCGCATCGTGAACGGCGTCGACACCGACGTCGACGCGATCGTCTCGGGCCACACGCACCTCCCGTACAACCACGTGATCGACGGGCGCCCGGTCATCTCGAGCGGCCAGTACGGCGAGAAGTTCTCGAACATGACGATCGTGTTCGACAAGGAAACCGACTCGATCGTCTCGATGGACAACGTCGTGATCGACGCGTCGACCCCGATCCCGAACACGAATCCCGTCCAGTACACCTACGCCGACGAACCCGACCAGGCGGTGACCGAGCTGCTCGTGCCGTACCTCGCGGAGGCGGAGGTGCTGGGAGCGGTGCAGCTCGGCTCGGCCGATGCGGCGCTCACGCGCGGCGTGCAGGCGGCCCTCGACGCCAACGGCAATCCCATCCCCGGCTCGACGGCGGAATCGCGAGGCGCCGAGTCGACGCTCGGGAACTTCGTGGCCGACGTGCAGTACTGGAAGGCCAGCCAGGACAAGCAGATCGACATCGCGTTCATGAACCCGGGCGGCCTCCGCGCGAACATCGACGCGGGAGTCGTGACCTACAAGGAGGCCGCGAACGTGCAGCCGTTCGCGAACTCGCTGTTCACGCAGACGCTCACGGGCGCCCAGGTGAAGCAGGTGCTCGAGGAGCAGTGGCAGCCCGCGGGTGCGAGCCGCCCGTTCCTGAAGCTCGGCGTGAACCAGGGGCTCGAGTACACGTTCGACGCGTCGCTGCCCGTGGGTTCGCGCATCACCAGCGTGACCCTCGACGGTGCGCCGATCGACCCGGCGGCGAACTACTCGGTCGTGGCGAACTCGTTCCTCGCGGCCGGCGGCGACAACTTCTTGACGCTCGGGCAGGGCACCGGACGTGCCGACAGCGGCGTCATCGACCTCTCGTCGATGGTCGAGTGGTTCGAGGAGTTCGGCACGGCCGCGCCCGACCCGGTGCAGCGATCGGTCGGCGTGCACCTGTCGGCGCCCGACGCCGACGGGTACGGCGCCGGCGACCCCCTGACCGTGAACCTGTCGTCGCTCCTCTTCTCGAACGGCAGCGCCGGCGCCGAGGTCGTGGTCACGCTGGGCGGCGTCGAGCTCGGCCGCAGTGCGATCGACACGTCGCTCGTGCAGCTGTACGACGAGTTCGGCCGCGCGTCGATCCAGGGCACCATCCCCGAGGGCCTGTACGGTCCGCAGGAGCTGGTCGTGTCGGTGCCGTCGACGGGCACCGAAGCGTCGCTCACCGTCGAACTGGCCGCCGAGCCGGTCGAACCGGTCGCGACGTACGCGCTCGGCCTGGCGAGCCCGCTGCTGGCGACGTCCCGGACGTCGGTGTCGTACTCGGGCATCGTCTGGACGGCCGACGGTTCGGCACCGGTCGGTACCGTCGAGATCACCGACCGCGGCACGGTCATCGCCACGGTCGAGCTGACGGCGGAGTCGAACGGTCGATTCTCGGCCGACCTCGGCAAGCTCAAGCGCGGCCTGCACCTGCTGCGCACCGAGTTCACGGGAGCAGAGGGCTTCGAGGGTACGACGAGCCTGCCGTTCCCGGTGCTGGTGTTCTGA